The Pseudomonas viciae genomic interval TCGCCAGGGGCGTGATGAACGGCGTGCACCGCACTGTCCGGGAAGGTCGCCGCGTAGAACTGCGCCGCTTCCAGTGCAGTGCCGTCATACCACAGACATATCCTGTTCTTGTTGTTCATCCGGATTCTCCGAGAGAAGGACTGGACGGTGAAGTCTAGCAGCGCTCCGGACAGGTGACAGGGAACGAATCGGGCTTAGGCGCTCACCCGCTCCCCATGTTCGACCATCCAGCGAATCATTCTCGCCAGCGGTACCCGATGTTGATGGATCGCGCACCAGCTGACGTGCTCATGGCGGTACAGTTCGACATAGCGACTGAGCAGCACATGACCGCCCTCCTCGGCCAGCCGCAGTTCAACTTCGCGGCAATGCAACGTCGTTGGGTCAAGCGCCCTCATCCGTCGATGCAAGACCAGCGTCTGGTTACTCATCGGCCATTTCTCCACTCTGGCAATCCGAGACGACGGCGCCCAACTTCCCCTGTGCGACAAAATCGGCGCGCCGCTGTGCCGTCGCATCTCGAAGCGCCGAGTAGTAGTCCGCTTGGGTCTTCAGCTCGTCCGTCAGCGGCAAGGCTTGCGCACGGCCATCGACGATGCCGCCGGCAGTATTGATCGTGCCCAGGGTCTCAACGGTGCTGCTGTTGTCGCCAAACGGATCGACGGCAAAGCTCACCACTTTGCCCGTGGCGTCCCTCAGGTTCGCGGTGCCCAGCAGCGGCAATTCCACAATCGGCCCCGGGGCGATGTTCCAGACGCCGAACGTCTGGCCGAAATCGGCCTCATGCCGCTCGATGCCCAGCTTGCCCGACACATCGATCAACCCGACGATACCGGCGGTGCTGTTGATGACGAAACGGCCCAGGGTAGTGACCGAGCGTTGTGCATTGCCTTGCAGCAGATCGTTGATGAACACCTTGGGCTCACCGAAGTTCGCCACGAAGTTGTGAACGCCGGTCTGGAACACCTCCGGCAGCTTGAGATAACCACGGGCAACGGGGGCCAGCGCGTAGTCATCCACGGTTCGGTTGAACGCGAAAATGCCGCGGTTGATGGGCTCAACAGGATCATGAACGGTGTAGGTCGCACTGTCACAACTGCCCGAAGTGGCAGCAGGCGTGGTGGTGCAACCGCTGGCGAGAGCCGCCAGTGCAATGACTAGAGAGGTACGAGCGCATAACGGCGCGGGTTTGAACGTCGGCATACAAGGTGATCTCGGCAAGGAAAAAAGTGGTGCTACCAACGCCAGTCAAAAGCCGAACCCGTGGCGAGGGAGCTTGCTCCCTCGCCACAGAGGTCGGTGTTGGCTGGCTATTTGACTGACTGACATTGGGCCATCCTGCCCTTGCTTTTTTGCCTGAAGATTTCCAGAACATTGCCCGCCGGCAACTTTATTTCCGGATTGAAATATATGACGCAGCCCGCGGATTGCCCCTAGTATCCGCTCCTGTATTCCTTGCCCTGCGTGCCCACCGTGAGCCATTTATTACTGGTGGACGACGACCTCGAAGTCCTCGCCCTCTTGCGCAAATTCCTCGAAAAACATGGCTACAGCGTGGAAGTGGCCGCCGACGGCGCCGCCCTGTGGCAAGCGGTGGAACGGCGGGTGCCGGACCTGATCATCCTCGACGTCATGCTGCCGGGCGATAGCGGGCTGGTGCTCTGCCAGCGCCTGCGGGCCGAGCACACGGTCGGCATCATCATGCTCACCGCCATGGGCGAGTTGAGTGATCGCGTGGTCGGCCTGGAGCTGGGGGCGGACGATTACCTGACCAAGCCCTTCGACGCACGCGAGCTGTTGGCCCGGGTGCGTGCCGTGCTCAGGCGCACCGGTGAAGCCAAGGGCACGTTGAAGGATTCATCGCGGCCGATCCTGGAGTTCGAAAACTGGCAGTTGGACGTCACCCGCCGCGAATTGCGCTCACCGGAAAAAGTCATGATCCCGCTGTCCACCGGGGAGTTCGAACTGTTGCTGGTATTCGCCGAACACCCACGCCGGGTGCTGACCCGCCAGCAATTGCTGGATTTGGCGCGAGGGGAAACGTTCGAGGCGTTTGACCGAAGCATCGACGTCCAGGTCAGCCGACTGCGGCGCAAGCTGGAGACCGATATCACCGGCGCCTCGATGATCCGCACCGTGCGCAACAGCGGCTACCTGTTCAGCCCTCACGTGGTGAAGCGATGAAACAGCAACGCTCGAACACTCATCGACCACGGGACACGGTGGCGCGCTGGATCGCCCTGACCACCATGGTTGCGATGCTGACGTTGCTGGCCTTGAATGAACTGTTCAGCCTGCTGGCTGGAGCCTGGGCCCGCCCACCGCTGATGGAAACCGGCCTGATGGATAAGGCCGCCGCCATCACCCGCATCATCGAGTCCGTCACGCCCGCGCAACGGCCCGACATGGCTAGGGCCGCCAGTGATCAGGCGTTCAACGCGCAATGGCTACAGCGCCATGAAGAGGCGCGGTTGCCAGTGATTGACGACCCGGCGTTCAGTGAGGGATCAGGGTTCCTGCGCCAGCAACTGGGCAGGCCCGACGCCAGGATTGAAGCCTACGAGCCCAACGATTGGCCAGCCGATCAGCCCAACCCACGCTACGCCGTGGTGATCGAATTGAGCGACCATTCCTGGGTGGTTTTTTCCGTGCCCTCGCGCAGTTGGGGCTTGGAGGAATGGGCGCGCAACCTGATTATCATCGCCCTGATTCTTCTCTCGACGTGCATCGTCGCCCTGATCGCCACACGGCACTTGGCCGCCCCCCTGGAGCGCTTTGCCGAAGGCGCCAGGCGCTTTGGCGTGGATCACAGGGCCCCGCCCATTCCGGTCATCGGCCCCTACGAGATCCGCCAGGCAATCCTCGCCTTCAATGCCATGCAGGCCCAGCTCAAACACTTCCTGCAGGACCGCACGCAAATGCTCGCCGCCATCTCCCATGACCTGCGCGCGCCGTTGACCCGCATGCGCCTGCGCGGGGAATTCATCGAGGATGCCGAGCAACAATCGAAGCTGTTCAGGGACGTGGATGAAATGCAGGCGATGGTCAATTCGGCCCTGGAATTCTTCCGCGACGAAGCACGGCTCGAGCACGCCACGGCGTTCGACCTGACCGAACTGCTGCACACTGTCGTCGACGACTTCAGGGATGCGGGTATCGAGGTGTCCTTCAAGTGCGTCCAGCGGTTGGTCTTCGTAGGCCGGCCCATCGGGATCAAGCGTGCGCTGGTCAACCTGATCGACAACGCGATCAAATACGGCAACGAGCCAGGCGTTGAACTCAGGGCGCTGATAGACCGCGTCGAGATTCGAGTCCTCGACCGCGGGCCCGGCATCGCGCCCCAACTCCATGAGCAGGTGTTCGCGCCCTTCTTTCGCATCGAAGGCTCACGTAACAAGAACACCGGCGGTGTCGGCCTCGGTCTGTCGGCGGCACGGGCGACGGTGCTGGAGCATGGAGGGACGCTGGCCCTCAGGAATCGCCAGGGAGGCGGCCTGGAGGTCAGGGTCTCGCTGCCGCTGGATTGCCCCTGACACGACACGCCGGCAAACAATGTCCTAAACAACCCATGCCTTCCTCGGTAGGATGTCCGACCTTTTGCCCTGGACCCAGCCTGCTGGAATTGCCCTGATGATTCTGATCGTTTACGCCCATCCCTACCCCGACCAATCGCGGGTCAATCAGCAAATGCTCAAGCGGGCATCCAGCCATCCGGACGTGGTAATACGGTCCCTCTACGATCTTTATCCGAACTTCGACATCGACGTCGAGGCCGAACATCGGGCCATCGAACAGGCACAACTGGTCGTCCTCCAACACCCGATGTATTGGTACAGCATGCCGCCGCTTTTGAAATTGTGGATCGATAAAGTGTTCACCCACGGTTGGGCCTACGGAAAAGGCTCCACTGCCCTTAAAGGCAAGCACCTGCTGTGGGCCGTCACCACCGGTGGCCAGCAGAATCATTTCCAGATCGGCGACTACCCAGGTTTTTCGGTGTTGGCCCAACCCCTCCATGCCACGGCCATCTATTGCGGCATGCGCTGGCTGGACCCCGTCGTGGTGCACGGCGCGTATACCGGTGCCTGCGAAAGCCAGCAAGCACAAATCGAACACTATGGCGCCCGCCTGGCTGCCTGGAAGGAAGATTGATATGGAAACCCACAGCCTGATTGAAATGCTCATTTACCTGGGCTCGGCGGCGTTGATCGTGCCGATTGCCGTCCGGTTGGGGCTGGGCCCGGTGCTCGGCTATTTGCTGGCCGGGTGTGTCATCGGCCCATGGGGGTTGAAGCTCATCACCGATGTAAAAGCCATTCTGGAATTCGCCGAAATTGGCGTCGTCCTGATGTTGTTCATCATCGGGCTTGAGCTCGATCCCAAACGGCTCTGGGCCCTGCGCAGGATGGTGTTTGGTGGCGGCGCTCTGCAGATGCTGGCTTGTGGCGCGGCCATTGCGTTGTTCTGCACGGCCCTTGGCCTGAACTGGACAGCAGCGCTGCTGGTAGGCCTGACACTGAGCCTCTCCTCCACGGCGATTGCCATGCAGGCGATGAACGAACGCAACCTGACCGCCACCTCCGTAGGGCGCAGCAGCTTTGCCGTGCTGCTGTTTCAGGACATCGCGGCCATTCCCCTGGTCGCCATGATTCCCCTGTTGTCGGCGCACGGTGATACACCTTCAGGCACAGCCTTGCTGCTGTCGATCGGCAAAATCGTTGCCGCCATCACGGTCGTCGTTTTGTTGGGCCGCTACGTGACCCGGCCACTACTGCGCTTCGCCGCACGCTCAGGCTTGCGCGAGATTTTCAGCGCCGTAGCGCTGTTTCTGGTGTTCGGTTTCGGTTTTCTCCTGGAAGAAGCCGGCCTGTCGATGGCCATGGGCGCGTTCCTCGCCGGGGTGTTGCTGGCCAGTTCCGAATACCGCCATGCCCTGGAAAGCGACATCGAACCGTTCAAAGGCCTGCTGCTGGGCCTGTTTTTCATCGGCGTGGGTATGTCGATCGATTTCGGCACCCTGATCAATGCACCGCTGAAAGTCATGACCCTGACCTTGGGTTTCATCCTGATCAAGCTGCTGGTGATCAAGGCCGTGGGCCGGTTCCTGAACGTCCCAGCCGGCCAGCGCTCCTGGCAGGCGATATTGCTGGGCCAGGGTAGCGAGTTTGCCTTTGTGGTGTTCGGCGCGGCGACGGTCGCGGGGATCTTGAGCGATCAATGGGGCAAAAGCCTGACGCTGGCGGTGGCCCTGTCCATGTGCCTGACGCCCCTGCTCATTCTGCTGCTGGATCGCGTGGAGTCCGCGACCAAAAAAGACCAGCGGGAATCGGACCTCATCGACCAGCAGAATCCACGGGTGATCATCGCCGGGTTCGGTCGTTTCGGGCAGATCGCCGGGCGTCTCCTGATGTCCTGCGGTGTCGAAGTGGTGGTACTGGATCACGACCCCGACAACATCGAGACCCTGCGCAAATTCGGCGTGAAGGTCTTTTATGGCGATGCCACGCGCCTCGATTTGCTGCATGCCGCCGGCGCAGCCCAGGCCGTTGTGCTGATCAATGCGATAGACGACCAGGAAGACAATCTGCTGCTGACCCGGCTGGCTCAAGAGCACTTCCCCACGTTGAAGCTGATCGTGCGGGCGCGGGACATGGGCCACCTCATCACCCTTCGACAGATGGGCGTGGATGCGGCCGAGCGGGAAACCTTTGAAAGCGCATTGTCATTGGGTCGCAGTGCGCTGGTGCACATGGGTGTCGGGCAGTACGAGGCGCGTGAACGAGCTGATCAGTTCCGCCGCCTGAACCTCAATATGCTGGAGGAAATCGTGGCCCAGCCGGACGCTGACCTCAAATTCAGACACGACGCTTATCGGCGCGCCAACGCCTTGTTGACGGACATGTTCAACGAAGATCGGGCGCGTCCGATCAACAGTTGGCCTGAGCATCATCGGACCGAGGTGGATGAAAACCACAGCTAAGCGGCGCGCCCTTCAGCCTGCCACCCGCTCGTCTCCTCGCCGTCAGGATTTTCGAACCAAGCGTCTCGCTACGGCTCGGAGCTACATGACACCGCTGAAAGCGCTCCGACAGTCACAGCTTGAACGGCGGGTGCATTGAGGTTGCTTGCAGTTCACTGCCGGGAGTTTCGCCATGTATGAATGCCTTGTTCAGCAGGTTTCTTCAAAGGATTCCCTGGCGTTTTTCGCCCAGCGAGGCAGCCATGGCGCAGGCTTCAATACCAACGCGGCAAGCGCAGGTTTGTGTGTAACGGCGAACCCGAAACCCCACGCTCAGCAAAGCCTGATCAAGCCAAACATGCAGGTCAGCGCCATCCGTCGTCGCGGCGGGCATCTGGAATGTATCAAGGTGCGCTGGGGCTGGTCGCCGATCTGGTCGGTGGGGACCATGCCACCGATGACTCATCTGCCCCTGCACCTGGTGATGCGCTCCAAGGTTTTTGATCGAATCAAGCGCGAGGGACGGGTCCTGGTCGCGGTGGACGGTTGGTACGAGTCCGCGGAAACGGCCCAGCGCCTGAGCTATACGACCTCCAGGCAGCGGTCGCCGATCTTCCTCGCCGCCCTGGCCCAAGCCAGCGAGACACCCAACGGTTGCGATGGACTGACCCTGGTGACCTATGGCGACATTACCAACAAGCAGCAACGCCTTCTGGCCTTCACTGGTGAGGAGGCACTGCGGTGGTTGAGGCCCGACCTGGATTGGGAGCAGGCGCAACAGATCGCAGCCAGCGCGGCGGTGGCTGAACCGCAACTCGAACGGGTGCTGGCAACCCAACGCAGGGTCCAGGGCGGACACTGAGGTTGGGTATTGCCGAGAATTCAAGGAAATCACGAAAGGCTCGTTGATGGGCGGTAAACTGGCGATCCGGTCGCTGTGGCACGACCGACCCCTTACCCTTTTCGAGCAAGAGACTTCCATGGCAAACCAAGACATCACGTTCATTCCTGACCCGGACGCGGATTCCATCTCTTCCGACGTCGCCGGCTTCGGCGGCCTGCTGGTTTCCACTCAGATTCCAACCCACGCCGACGGCAGCCTGGAACTGGGCGACATCACCCTGCAAAGCGAGTGCACGTTGCAGGCGCTCAAGACCGCGCTGGAAGGCGCCGGCAGCTCCATGGACCGTGTGTTGCACTTGACCATTTACCTCACCGACATGGCTGATCGCGCTGCCTTCAACGAGGTTTACAAGCGTTTCTTCGCCAAGCCGTGGCCGGTTCGCGCCGCAGTCGGCGTGGCGACGCTGGCCGTTGAGGGGATGCGGGTGGAAGTGACTGCGATGGCGGCCAAGGGCTGAAGTCGGCGAGGTTCCCTGTTTGGACCGGGGACATGGTTACCCCTGTGGCGAGGGTAGTCAGACGCACCTCACCCTGATCAAGCGCCAGCCAGCAACCGCGCAAGACAGAGACGTCGAAGGCCTGGCAACTCTGTCTTAGCACCACCGTCCCAATTCCCTCCCCGATCCGCGCCTATACTCCTCTGCCAATCCCTACGGGGCCTGCACTTCCAACAATAAAAAGCAGAGGTGGAACATGGTCTGGCAACAAGTCTACGATCCCTTCGGTAATACGGTGCTTTCGACGCTTCTGGCGGCGGTCCCGGTGGTGGTGATGCTGGCGTCCCTGGCGTTCTTTCGTATCAAGGCGCACCTGGCGGCGCTGCTGGCCCTGGCCTCGGCCTTGCTGATCGCCATCTTCGCCTTCGGCATGCCCGCCGGCATGGCCGGTTCGGCGGCGTTGTATGGGGCGGCCAACGGCTTGCTGCCCATCGGCTGGATCGTGCTCAACATCATTTTCCTGCACCGACTGACCACCGAGAACGGTTCGTTCAAGGTGCTGCAGGACTCCCTCGCGCGTATTACCGACGACCGGCGCCTGCAATTGCTGTTGATCGCTTTCTGCTTTGGCGCGTTCTTCGAGGGCGCAGCCGGCTTCGGTACGCCAGTAGCGGTGACCGGCGCAATCCTGATCGGCCTGGGCTTCTCACCTTTGGCCGCGTCGGGCCTGGCACTGATCGCCAACACCGCACCGGTGGCTTTCGGCGCCCTGGGCACACCGATCATCACTCTGGCCAAAGTCACCGGGCTGGATGAAATGGAGCTGTCGATGATGGTCGGTCGGCAGCTGCCGTTTTTCTCGGTGATCGTACCGTTCTGGTTGATCTGGGCATTTGCCGGGTGGCGCAAAATGCTGGAGATCTGGCCGGCGATCCTGGTGGCCGGCGTGAGCTTCGCCATCCCCCAGTTCCTGGTCTCCAACTACCACGGGCCGATGCTGGTGGATGTGATAGCGGCGCTGATTTCCATGGCCTGCCTCACCGGTTTTCTCAAGCTCTGGAAACCGGCCACAATCCACACGTCTGCGGCGCTATCAGGAAGGGTCGATGATTCGAAAATCGACGTCAGCGAAGATGACACACCGGTAGCCAGCAGCACATTTGCCAGCGACGCGCGACCGGCCGTGCTGCGGGCCTGGATGCCGTGGATCATCCTTACGGTGTTCGTGTTCGCCTGGGGCACCCAGGGCTTCAAGAATCTGTTCGATACTCGCCCGGCGCTGGACCCACAGACGCAATCGGCCAAGCTTGACCCACAAGGCAAGCCGATGCGCGAAGCGAACCCGATCTTCTCACCCCTGCTGACCTTCGGCACCATCCACCAGCAGATCGAAAAAGTCCCGCCCGTGGTGCCCCAGCCTAAAACCGAGGAAGCGGTCTACAAGTTCAACTGGTTCACCGCCACCGGCAGCGGGATCTTCCTGGCCGCCATTCTCGGTGGCTTGCTGATGGGCTACTCCATCCCGCAACTGGCGCACCACTACCTGCGAACGCTATGGGTGGTGCGTTATTCGCTGATCACTATTGTGGCGATGCTGGCCCTGGGGTTTCTCACGCGCTACTCCGGGCTGGACGCGACCATGGGCCTGGCCTTCGCCGCGACAGGCATTTTCTACCCGATGTTCGGCACCCTATTGGGCTGGCTCGGCGTGGCGCTGACCGGCTCGGACACTGCGTCCAACGTGTTGTTCGGAGGCTTGCAACGGGTGACGGCGGAGCAGTTGGGGATCAGTCCGGTGTTGATGGCGGCGGCGAACAGTTCCGGCGGGGTCATGGGCAAGATGGTCGACGCCCAGTCGATTGTGGTCGCCTCCACCGCGACTCGCTGGTACGGCCATGAAGGGGAAATCCTGCGCTATGTGTTTTTCCACTCAGTGGTGCTGGCGATTCTGGTGGGCGGGCTGGTGACGTTGCAGGCGTATGTGGCGCCGTTCAGTCATATGGTGGTGGGAGGACGTTGATCGAGTGCGTCCTGTAGGAACTGCCGAAGGCTGCGATCTTTTGATCTTGATCGTTCACTTGAAACTCAAGTGAACTCGGAAAGATCGCAGCCTCGCTTCGCTCGACAGCTCCTACGAGGCACGGCTCAAGCAGGGACAGCTGGGTTTTTACTGAACGCTTTTCAGCTTGACCACATCACCAGACACCGAGGTGGTGTAACCGGTCAGGACCCAGGCCCAGAACCAGTTTTCCTGCACTTGGGTGTTGATCATGGCGTCGCCGCCCTTGGCCTTGATCGCCGCGGTCTGGGCGCGCACGAAACGGTTGTTCTGCCGGATCGGGATCACGCCGAACAGCAGCAGGCCGGTGGCCTTGGCTTCACTGTGGCCGACAACGGTGTATTGGCTGGCGTCGTACTGCTGGGTTTTCATCGGGGTGCCGGTGCAACCCGCCAGGGCCAGGCCGAACAGTGCGCAGGCAACAACTTTGCTGATGTGGTTCATTGAATACTCCATGAGAAAACGCCCGGGATCCATCTCTCGGGCGGCGCGTACTCTAACCGATCAACGTCAAATTGACATTATCCTCGCGCCATCAGAAAAACCGTCTGAGAGGCTCAACACAGAGCCACTCGTCAGTTGCCGCTGTAGCCAAACGGACCCTCGTCGATAACATGAACACTGTGCCACAGAAGGTAATCCTGCCCATTCCGGCTGATGAGTAATGGCCGGTTCTGTTGGAGCATTTGATCATGATTGACCTGACTGTCTGGAACATTACCCTGCCCGTGCAAACGCCAGCGCAAGTCGTGGCGACCAAAGCCATGCCGACCCTGAAAAACAAGTATTTCGACAGTAACGGCCAGCGGATCGTCTTCTGGGCGCCGGTCACTGGCTCCCATACCGGCAAAAGCGAATACCCGCGCTCCGAACTGCGGGAAACCAGCAAGGACGGAAAACTGCGCAATTGGCGCTACAACAGCGGCATCAATACCCTCAAGGGCACCCTGGCCGTAAACCAGGTGCCTTCCGAAGGCCGCGTAGTCGTGGCGCAGATCCACGCCAAGGACGCCCCCACGCCGTTGTTGAAGCTGGTGTACCGCTACGCCAAGGGCACCGGCAATATCGACGTGGAGTATCGGGTCAAACCCAAGGACAAGAAAAGCCCGGTGATCTACACCGTGCCAAACGTGCCGTTGAACAAAACCTTCTCCTACTCGCTGCAAATGGACAAGCAAGGCAAGCTCTCGGTGTTGATCAACAATGTGGGCAAACAGGTGAAGCTCGACCCGTCCTGGTACGCCTACAACTTCTATTTCAAGGCCGGCGTCTACACCCTGGACAACGTTGGGTATGCCTCCGAAGGCGGGAAAGTGACCTACACCAAACTGGACGTCAGCCACAAATGACTGGCGCCCAGCCCTGCCTTTGCCTCAGGCCTTGGACGACGCGGCAACCACCTGTCGGCCGCTGAAGGTCAACAGGAAGCA includes:
- a CDS encoding VacJ family lipoprotein, translating into MPTFKPAPLCARTSLVIALAALASGCTTTPAATSGSCDSATYTVHDPVEPINRGIFAFNRTVDDYALAPVARGYLKLPEVFQTGVHNFVANFGEPKVFINDLLQGNAQRSVTTLGRFVINSTAGIVGLIDVSGKLGIERHEADFGQTFGVWNIAPGPIVELPLLGTANLRDATGKVVSFAVDPFGDNSSTVETLGTINTAGGIVDGRAQALPLTDELKTQADYYSALRDATAQRRADFVAQGKLGAVVSDCQSGEMADE
- a CDS encoding response regulator; amino-acid sequence: MSHLLLVDDDLEVLALLRKFLEKHGYSVEVAADGAALWQAVERRVPDLIILDVMLPGDSGLVLCQRLRAEHTVGIIMLTAMGELSDRVVGLELGADDYLTKPFDARELLARVRAVLRRTGEAKGTLKDSSRPILEFENWQLDVTRRELRSPEKVMIPLSTGEFELLLVFAEHPRRVLTRQQLLDLARGETFEAFDRSIDVQVSRLRRKLETDITGASMIRTVRNSGYLFSPHVVKR
- a CDS encoding sensor histidine kinase, which gives rise to MKQQRSNTHRPRDTVARWIALTTMVAMLTLLALNELFSLLAGAWARPPLMETGLMDKAAAITRIIESVTPAQRPDMARAASDQAFNAQWLQRHEEARLPVIDDPAFSEGSGFLRQQLGRPDARIEAYEPNDWPADQPNPRYAVVIELSDHSWVVFSVPSRSWGLEEWARNLIIIALILLSTCIVALIATRHLAAPLERFAEGARRFGVDHRAPPIPVIGPYEIRQAILAFNAMQAQLKHFLQDRTQMLAAISHDLRAPLTRMRLRGEFIEDAEQQSKLFRDVDEMQAMVNSALEFFRDEARLEHATAFDLTELLHTVVDDFRDAGIEVSFKCVQRLVFVGRPIGIKRALVNLIDNAIKYGNEPGVELRALIDRVEIRVLDRGPGIAPQLHEQVFAPFFRIEGSRNKNTGGVGLGLSAARATVLEHGGTLALRNRQGGGLEVRVSLPLDCP
- the kefF gene encoding glutathione-regulated potassium-efflux system oxidoreductase KefF, with amino-acid sequence MILIVYAHPYPDQSRVNQQMLKRASSHPDVVIRSLYDLYPNFDIDVEAEHRAIEQAQLVVLQHPMYWYSMPPLLKLWIDKVFTHGWAYGKGSTALKGKHLLWAVTTGGQQNHFQIGDYPGFSVLAQPLHATAIYCGMRWLDPVVVHGAYTGACESQQAQIEHYGARLAAWKED
- the kefC gene encoding glutathione-regulated potassium-efflux system protein KefC, which codes for METHSLIEMLIYLGSAALIVPIAVRLGLGPVLGYLLAGCVIGPWGLKLITDVKAILEFAEIGVVLMLFIIGLELDPKRLWALRRMVFGGGALQMLACGAAIALFCTALGLNWTAALLVGLTLSLSSTAIAMQAMNERNLTATSVGRSSFAVLLFQDIAAIPLVAMIPLLSAHGDTPSGTALLLSIGKIVAAITVVVLLGRYVTRPLLRFAARSGLREIFSAVALFLVFGFGFLLEEAGLSMAMGAFLAGVLLASSEYRHALESDIEPFKGLLLGLFFIGVGMSIDFGTLINAPLKVMTLTLGFILIKLLVIKAVGRFLNVPAGQRSWQAILLGQGSEFAFVVFGAATVAGILSDQWGKSLTLAVALSMCLTPLLILLLDRVESATKKDQRESDLIDQQNPRVIIAGFGRFGQIAGRLLMSCGVEVVVLDHDPDNIETLRKFGVKVFYGDATRLDLLHAAGAAQAVVLINAIDDQEDNLLLTRLAQEHFPTLKLIVRARDMGHLITLRQMGVDAAERETFESALSLGRSALVHMGVGQYEARERADQFRRLNLNMLEEIVAQPDADLKFRHDAYRRANALLTDMFNEDRARPINSWPEHHRTEVDENHS
- a CDS encoding SOS response-associated peptidase family protein translates to MYECLVQQVSSKDSLAFFAQRGSHGAGFNTNAASAGLCVTANPKPHAQQSLIKPNMQVSAIRRRGGHLECIKVRWGWSPIWSVGTMPPMTHLPLHLVMRSKVFDRIKREGRVLVAVDGWYESAETAQRLSYTTSRQRSPIFLAALAQASETPNGCDGLTLVTYGDITNKQQRLLAFTGEEALRWLRPDLDWEQAQQIAASAAVAEPQLERVLATQRRVQGGH
- a CDS encoding RidA family protein is translated as MANQDITFIPDPDADSISSDVAGFGGLLVSTQIPTHADGSLELGDITLQSECTLQALKTALEGAGSSMDRVLHLTIYLTDMADRAAFNEVYKRFFAKPWPVRAAVGVATLAVEGMRVEVTAMAAKG
- a CDS encoding L-lactate permease — translated: MVWQQVYDPFGNTVLSTLLAAVPVVVMLASLAFFRIKAHLAALLALASALLIAIFAFGMPAGMAGSAALYGAANGLLPIGWIVLNIIFLHRLTTENGSFKVLQDSLARITDDRRLQLLLIAFCFGAFFEGAAGFGTPVAVTGAILIGLGFSPLAASGLALIANTAPVAFGALGTPIITLAKVTGLDEMELSMMVGRQLPFFSVIVPFWLIWAFAGWRKMLEIWPAILVAGVSFAIPQFLVSNYHGPMLVDVIAALISMACLTGFLKLWKPATIHTSAALSGRVDDSKIDVSEDDTPVASSTFASDARPAVLRAWMPWIILTVFVFAWGTQGFKNLFDTRPALDPQTQSAKLDPQGKPMREANPIFSPLLTFGTIHQQIEKVPPVVPQPKTEEAVYKFNWFTATGSGIFLAAILGGLLMGYSIPQLAHHYLRTLWVVRYSLITIVAMLALGFLTRYSGLDATMGLAFAATGIFYPMFGTLLGWLGVALTGSDTASNVLFGGLQRVTAEQLGISPVLMAAANSSGGVMGKMVDAQSIVVASTATRWYGHEGEILRYVFFHSVVLAILVGGLVTLQAYVAPFSHMVVGGR
- a CDS encoding polysaccharide lyase family 7 protein codes for the protein MIDLTVWNITLPVQTPAQVVATKAMPTLKNKYFDSNGQRIVFWAPVTGSHTGKSEYPRSELRETSKDGKLRNWRYNSGINTLKGTLAVNQVPSEGRVVVAQIHAKDAPTPLLKLVYRYAKGTGNIDVEYRVKPKDKKSPVIYTVPNVPLNKTFSYSLQMDKQGKLSVLINNVGKQVKLDPSWYAYNFYFKAGVYTLDNVGYASEGGKVTYTKLDVSHK